In a genomic window of Zerene cesonia ecotype Mississippi chromosome Z, Zerene_cesonia_1.1, whole genome shotgun sequence:
- the LOC119835836 gene encoding protein scabrous produces MKCLNFCAFIYLCLWTVNGAEMQFKQEMKAMAEQIESLKNMHQSDISRLKKEIEELKQHQTPTDNHEQNEQATLQWAKASMNELRVEMRELGESVNSSALLKHLHVMRNELKQALTEASDLVQLTKTQETRIDKLDSEVGRLKYENQQMRGMIAQLRTQVGKLSKELKAKQLDEMNMDNYNEVLEHEGKRGHKIRHNKMIHTQISRLARSQDQLDAYQQSLQNQLLDVQRRLDRIEEPNWNLITAKIEFFDLETKSLREQLKNVSQKISDFDKVHASLLELREDVESIENKVDKTIPEFRKEISKLDISFAQLHAATSYLRENQENLKQSVKAIAVSVSNVIDRSELERLQMNKLNDSILDLKASAKQHFYRLNDHILKSEVTHVDSNYTEIVSLPELMGEVKELQPVEREYEDLVKQLPKDCSNVTGPPGSYLIHPGNTPVDTWCSNGTTLLQRRYNGTVEFNRKFGEYVQGFGDASSEFWLGLQSMHEITADNCSAMRIDMTDIYGSVWYAQYDHFSVGSADTGYVLEVSGFNGNASDAFEYQNHMEFSAIDRDRDISNTHCAANYEGGWWFSHCQHVNINGKYTLGLTWFDSARNEWIAVATSEMRIFRKPGCV; encoded by the exons ATGAAGTGCTTGAACTTTTgtgcgtttatttatttatgtttatggaCTGTGAATGGAGCTGAGATGCAATTCAAGCAGGAGATGAAGGCGATGGCTGAGCAGATCGAGAGCCTGAAGAACATGCATCAGTCTGATATCTCCCGGctgaaaaaagaaattgaagaactcaa GCAACACCAGACTCCCACCGACAACCACGAACAAAATGAACAGGCCACCCTGCAATGGGCGAAAGCCTCCATGAATGAGCTCCGAGTGGAGATGCGTGAGCTTGGCGAAAGTGTCAACAGCTCTGCGCTTTTGAAGCACCTTCACGTTATGCGGAATGAG CTGAAGCAAGCTTTGACTGAGGCTTCCGACTTGGTGCAGCTCACCAAGACTCAGGAAACTAGGATTGACAAGTTGGACAGCGAAGTTGGAAGACTTAAATACGAAAATCAGCAAATGAGGGGAATGATCGCCCAGCTAAGGACTCAAGTCGGAAAGCTGTCTAAAGAG TTGAAAGCGAAGCAACTGGACGAAATGAATATGGATAACTACAATGAAGTTCTAGAGCACGAGGGCAAGAGAGGTCACAAAATACGCCACAACAAAATGATACATACCCAGATCTCTCGTCTGGCTCGCAGCCAAGACCAACTCGACGCGTACCAACAGAGCCTGCAGAACCAACTACTCGACGTTCAACGACGTCTCGATCGTATCGAGGAGCCCAACTGGAACCTAATTACGGCCAAAATTGAATTCTTCGATTTGGAAACTAAGTCACTGCGAGAACAATTGAAGAATGTATCGCAGAAAATATCCGATTTCGATAAAGTCCACGCGTCCCTATTGGAGTTGCGAGAGGACGTCGAGAGTATTGAGAACAAGGTCGACAAGACGATACCGGAGTTCAGGAAGGAGATATCAAAGTTGGATATTAGTTTTGCTCAG TTGCACGCTGCCACGTCGTACCTGCGGGAAAACCAGGAGAACTTGAAACAGAGCGTGAAAGCGATCGCCGTGAGTGTCAGCAACGTCATCGACCGCTCGGAGCTGGAGCGGCTGCAGATGAACAAGCTCAACGACTCCATCCTCGACCTCAAGGCGTCCGCCAAACAGCACTTCTACCGCCTCAATGATCACATTCTGAAG AGCGAGGTTACACATGTCGATTCGAACTATACGGAGATCGTTTCCCTTCCCGAGCTGATGGGTGAAGTGAAGGAGCTGCAACCCGTCGAACGTGAGTACGAGGACCTGGTTAAACAGCTTCCCAAAGACTGCTCCAACGTAACTGGCCCCCCTGGATCCTACCTAATCCACCCTGGCAACACTCCCGTAGACACCTGGTGCAGTAACGGTACCACTCTTCTCCAACGTCGCTACAACGGCACTGTTGAATTCAACCGTAAATTCGGCGAGTACGTCCAAGGTTTCGGCGATGCGTCTTCTGAATTCTGGCTCGGTCTGCAATCCATGCATGAGATCACCGCCGACAACTGCTCCGCTATGCGCATCGACATGACCGACATCTACGGCAGCGTGTGGTACGCCCAGTACGACCACTTCTCGGTCGGTAGCGCTGACACCGGTTACGTTCTGGAGGTGAGCGGCTTCAATGGAAACGCCAGTGATGCCTTCGAGTATCAGAACCACATGGAGTTCTCGGCCATCGACCGCGACAGGGACATCTCGAACACTCACTGCGCCGCTAACTATGAGGGAGGCTGGTGGTTCTCGCATTGCCAGCACGTGAACATTAACGGCAAGTACACGCTCGGCCTGACCTGGTTCGACTCCGCAAGGAACGAATGGATCGCTGTCGCCACCAGCGAGATGCGCATTTTCCGCAAGCCGGGATGCGTTTAA